The Paenibacillus sp. MBLB1832 genome has a window encoding:
- a CDS encoding YaiI/YqxD family protein — MVARTIIVDADACPVKAEIEQAGREFGVQVMLVASYDHKMKESTGVKVVQVDRSDQSVDLYIANQIRSGDILVTQDFGLAALGLAKGSICLTNRGQEYTDSSIDYLLERRHASAKMRRNGKHTKGPRPFTEEDRKNFLHGLTKLLKYLQEIEKK; from the coding sequence GTGGTTGCCAGAACTATTATTGTGGATGCCGATGCATGCCCTGTAAAGGCGGAAATTGAACAAGCGGGCAGAGAATTTGGTGTACAAGTTATGCTAGTTGCTTCTTACGATCACAAGATGAAGGAAAGTACCGGCGTTAAGGTTGTACAAGTCGATCGTTCCGATCAATCTGTCGATTTATATATTGCGAATCAGATTCGGTCAGGAGATATTTTGGTGACACAGGACTTCGGGCTTGCCGCCTTAGGCTTAGCGAAGGGTTCGATCTGTCTAACGAATCGGGGGCAAGAATATACCGATAGTTCAATTGATTACCTCCTGGAGCGCCGTCATGCCTCTGCCAAAATGCGAAGAAATGGAAAGCATACAAAAGGCCCCAGGCCATTTACCGAGGAAGATCGTAAAAATTTTCTACATGGTTTGACAAAACTTTTAAAATATTTGCAGGAAATCGAAAAGAAGTAG